The Edaphobacter sp. 12200R-103 genome contains a region encoding:
- a CDS encoding Ig-like domain-containing protein yields the protein MSERIYRALLRLYPERFRARYGEEALQLFRDRMADETGWLRQSRLWMDLLWDLGATRIRGYRETATVGAVAAAENGAGIPSFASLEMQAVETRFLVWGGLLSAVFCGAVLFALQYGGGRLPVVHAALGPNAPVVQAKTAPKIVFSYEPSAATAGSVVRLHAVVSATDGGPVPTGKVNFLHGWNIFTDGKLVDGEVTVVAKVPGGKRMPLNALYTGDANYGSVTSLEKPQ from the coding sequence ATGTCTGAGCGAATCTATCGTGCATTGTTACGGCTTTATCCGGAGAGGTTTCGCGCCCGCTACGGCGAGGAGGCGCTGCAACTGTTTCGGGATCGGATGGCGGATGAGACCGGATGGCTGCGGCAGTCGAGGCTGTGGATGGATCTGCTGTGGGACCTCGGGGCGACGAGGATTCGCGGGTATCGCGAGACCGCAACGGTTGGCGCAGTAGCTGCTGCGGAGAACGGTGCGGGGATTCCATCGTTTGCAAGCCTGGAAATGCAAGCGGTAGAGACCCGGTTTCTGGTGTGGGGCGGACTTCTCTCGGCTGTCTTCTGCGGAGCAGTTTTGTTCGCGCTGCAGTATGGAGGAGGGCGCCTGCCGGTAGTGCATGCGGCGCTCGGCCCGAATGCGCCGGTGGTTCAGGCAAAGACAGCTCCGAAGATTGTGTTCAGCTACGAGCCGAGCGCTGCAACTGCAGGTTCGGTAGTCCGGCTGCATGCAGTGGTGAGCGCTACTGACGGCGGTCCGGTGCCGACGGGAAAGGTGAACTTTCTACATGGCTGGAATATCTTTACGGACGGCAAGCTGGTGGATGGAGAGGTGACCGTTGTGGCGAAGGTACCCGGCGGGAAGAGGATGCCGTTGAATGCGCTTTATACCGGGGACGCAAACTATGGCTCGGTAACTTCGTTGGAGAAGCCACAGTGA
- a CDS encoding RDD family protein, with the protein MSAERKRETEGGAALATEALPEPYALRQQVAERLAAHRSRRPHSEPVHSQPVNPRQRSSKIAEAVAERYAQSKSYQAYLAEEAERAVREAEEAARQAQAAAEIAARNAEAMAKVQYELLTELEEYSESTPALDARPHGPVTARPRSRAQWTADEPALEFEAPAGLEFEAPAGLEFEAPIAPTEPPVYTVRHVADLRRPVTSGEPVLREEEIAIAVDPGEANFLDEEIAFRQDPIFEPVEPPTPIPANIIEFPRELVAPRKARPRLAEGPLLDEPAHSDPSQLRIFEVEAEQISDEPASDAAAPEWTSILLDAHPRQQGSFYDIQSQPLSAAYTGNFYAPGADASAAHHLQLSPETEHLYATPLEVAPVSLRLMSGMVDLCIVVAGFMVFAGVAVTTAARLIPGGIQMAAPAAAISTVGSIVLLGLLYQLLFFTFSDATPGMRYARIGLCTMSDENPSRAAMRRRIFALVLASASLGLGVLWALLDDERLGWHDRISRMYQRSY; encoded by the coding sequence ATGAGCGCCGAGCGAAAGAGAGAGACTGAAGGAGGAGCCGCCCTGGCAACAGAGGCGCTGCCGGAGCCATATGCCCTTCGACAGCAGGTTGCGGAACGGCTGGCAGCACACCGGTCCCGGCGGCCACACTCGGAGCCGGTCCATTCGCAGCCGGTGAATCCGAGGCAGCGGAGCTCAAAGATCGCCGAAGCCGTTGCCGAAAGATACGCACAGAGCAAGAGCTACCAGGCGTACCTGGCGGAAGAGGCTGAGCGCGCCGTTCGTGAGGCGGAAGAGGCGGCCCGGCAGGCACAGGCCGCGGCGGAGATTGCCGCCCGCAATGCCGAAGCCATGGCGAAGGTGCAGTATGAGCTGCTGACGGAGCTGGAAGAGTACAGCGAGTCCACGCCTGCTCTGGATGCAAGACCCCATGGGCCTGTGACTGCGCGACCTCGGAGCCGCGCGCAGTGGACGGCCGATGAGCCTGCATTGGAGTTTGAGGCACCGGCTGGATTGGAGTTTGAGGCACCGGCTGGATTGGAGTTCGAGGCACCGATCGCGCCGACAGAGCCGCCCGTGTATACAGTCCGCCACGTTGCGGACCTGCGGCGCCCGGTAACAAGCGGCGAGCCGGTCTTGCGTGAGGAGGAGATCGCGATCGCCGTCGATCCAGGCGAAGCAAACTTTCTGGACGAGGAGATCGCCTTTCGGCAGGACCCGATCTTTGAGCCGGTGGAACCTCCGACGCCGATTCCCGCCAATATCATCGAATTTCCGCGAGAGCTGGTGGCGCCCCGTAAGGCACGGCCCCGCCTGGCGGAGGGTCCGCTGCTGGATGAGCCCGCACATTCTGATCCGTCGCAGCTCCGGATCTTCGAAGTGGAAGCGGAGCAGATCTCGGACGAACCTGCCTCCGACGCAGCGGCTCCCGAATGGACTTCGATCCTTCTGGACGCGCACCCGCGTCAGCAGGGGAGCTTCTACGACATTCAGTCGCAGCCGCTGAGCGCAGCGTATACCGGGAACTTCTACGCGCCTGGCGCCGATGCATCTGCGGCACACCACCTTCAGCTTTCGCCGGAGACGGAGCATCTGTACGCCACCCCCCTGGAGGTGGCTCCGGTGAGCCTACGGCTGATGTCAGGCATGGTCGATCTGTGCATCGTGGTAGCAGGATTTATGGTGTTCGCCGGGGTGGCGGTGACGACTGCCGCGCGCCTTATTCCAGGTGGAATCCAGATGGCTGCGCCTGCAGCTGCCATCTCGACGGTGGGCAGCATCGTTCTACTGGGGCTGCTATACCAGCTGCTGTTCTTCACTTTTTCCGACGCTACGCCGGGGATGCGATACGCCCGGATCGGTCTGTGCACGATGTCTGACGAGAATCCGAGCCGTGCGGCTATGCGTCGCCGCATCTTTGCCCTGGTGCTTGCGTCCGCTTCGCTGGGGCTGGGAGTGCTTTGGGCGCTGCTGGACGACGAACGGCTGGGATGGCATGACCGCATCTCGCGGATGTATCAGCGGAGCTATTGA
- a CDS encoding SurA N-terminal domain-containing protein, with amino-acid sequence MRNVLTATGKVKKVNPMRRFTRASCPVALVVVTALAGCNHTHNADVMATVNGKAIMKAEVDKAYQAQLGDAQQQQQQKPTREQEDSLRLNVLRQLIDEEIVEQRAAKMNLAATNEEVDAKLAEMKAPYTEDQFNQKLKESNHTLEDVKHDIRRTLTINKLLSKEIDSKISVTDADVTNYYNTHKSEFNLLETQYHLAQIQVTGMPSDQAGNLQNSKAMNDAEAKKKIQALKNRLDSGEDFAALAMNFSERPDTSSSGGDLGFVSESQMKADPAVYSAITRLKAGQITDILPVLDQTRRPVGYAIYKLISREPAGQRELSDPRVQQAIRQQLREGRSQLLKAAYFEMLRDQAKVENFYAEQIFKNETH; translated from the coding sequence GTGAGGAATGTGTTGACTGCAACTGGGAAGGTTAAGAAAGTCAATCCGATGCGGCGGTTTACGCGCGCATCGTGCCCCGTCGCGCTCGTCGTCGTAACCGCGCTTGCCGGCTGCAACCATACTCACAATGCCGATGTCATGGCTACCGTCAACGGCAAGGCCATCATGAAGGCCGAGGTGGATAAGGCGTACCAGGCACAGCTTGGCGATGCCCAGCAGCAGCAGCAGCAGAAGCCGACCCGCGAACAGGAAGACTCCCTTCGCCTCAACGTACTGCGCCAGCTCATCGATGAAGAGATCGTCGAACAACGCGCTGCGAAGATGAACCTGGCAGCCACCAACGAAGAGGTCGACGCCAAGTTGGCCGAGATGAAGGCCCCTTACACCGAGGACCAGTTCAACCAGAAGCTGAAAGAAAGCAACCACACCCTCGAGGACGTCAAGCACGACATCCGGCGCACCCTGACCATCAATAAGCTGCTCTCGAAGGAGATCGACTCCAAGATTAGCGTGACCGACGCGGACGTGACCAATTACTACAACACCCACAAATCTGAGTTCAATCTGCTCGAAACCCAGTACCATCTTGCTCAGATTCAGGTCACCGGCATGCCCTCCGACCAGGCGGGAAATCTTCAAAACAGCAAGGCGATGAACGACGCCGAGGCCAAAAAGAAGATTCAGGCCCTTAAGAACCGGCTCGACAGCGGCGAAGACTTTGCTGCCCTCGCAATGAACTTCTCCGAGCGTCCCGACACCTCCTCAAGCGGCGGAGACCTGGGCTTTGTCTCCGAGTCGCAGATGAAAGCCGATCCTGCCGTCTACAGCGCCATCACCAGGCTCAAGGCCGGACAGATCACTGACATCCTTCCGGTGCTCGACCAGACCCGCAGGCCGGTCGGCTACGCCATCTACAAGCTCATCTCGCGCGAGCCTGCAGGGCAGCGTGAGCTTAGCGATCCGCGCGTCCAGCAGGCCATCCGCCAGCAGCTTCGCGAGGGCCGCTCCCAGCTCCTGAAAGCCGCATACTTCGAGATGCTGCGCGATCAGGCCAAGGTCGAAAACTTCTACGCCGAACAGATCTTCAAAAACGAAACCCATTAA
- a CDS encoding thioredoxin domain-containing protein, whose protein sequence is MLTAARVVRPFLFAFMLATAGCHAQGPSAPGEKLSPDLARRVEILIRSRANVPPYYDVNIGPREKTDIPGYDQVTVVFSTEGKTSKPMTFLISSDGKTLGQFNKFDISADPKTLVSDEGRPARGGPPNAPVVIVGFDDLECPFCAKMHAQLFPALTMRYKDQVRIVYRDFPLNDIHPWAMRGAVDVNCLAAQSPEGYWNAVDYIHAHASEMGGTEKTLTRANENLDNVVREEGKRQKVNEATLNACIAKQDDAAIRASIALGSKLNVNATPALFVNGELFEGALPIEYLYRMIDNALIAEGKTPPPPVPLPSLNNATPSESGESVDHKPGE, encoded by the coding sequence GTGTTGACTGCAGCCCGTGTGGTTCGCCCTTTTTTATTTGCTTTTATGCTGGCCACGGCTGGTTGCCATGCGCAAGGTCCCTCTGCGCCGGGGGAGAAGCTTTCGCCGGACCTGGCTCGCCGGGTCGAGATCCTCATCCGCTCCCGTGCCAATGTGCCGCCCTACTACGACGTGAATATCGGGCCTCGCGAAAAGACCGATATTCCAGGGTACGACCAGGTCACAGTAGTCTTTTCTACCGAAGGAAAGACCTCAAAGCCGATGACCTTTCTGATATCGAGCGACGGCAAGACCCTGGGACAGTTCAACAAGTTCGACATCAGCGCTGATCCGAAGACGCTGGTGAGTGACGAGGGCCGCCCCGCCCGCGGAGGCCCGCCCAACGCTCCCGTGGTGATCGTCGGTTTCGACGACCTGGAGTGCCCGTTCTGCGCCAAGATGCATGCGCAGCTCTTTCCTGCCCTCACCATGCGCTATAAGGACCAGGTCCGCATTGTCTACCGCGATTTTCCGCTGAATGACATTCACCCCTGGGCCATGCGCGGCGCCGTCGACGTCAACTGCCTCGCTGCGCAGAGCCCGGAGGGCTACTGGAATGCAGTGGACTATATCCACGCCCATGCCAGCGAGATGGGTGGAACGGAAAAGACACTAACCCGCGCCAACGAGAATCTCGACAACGTGGTTCGCGAAGAGGGCAAGCGTCAGAAGGTCAACGAAGCGACCCTGAACGCCTGCATCGCAAAGCAGGACGACGCGGCCATCCGGGCCTCCATCGCGTTGGGCTCAAAGCTCAACGTCAATGCCACCCCGGCCCTGTTCGTCAATGGCGAGCTCTTTGAGGGCGCTCTCCCCATCGAGTACCTGTACCGTATGATTGACAACGCGCTGATCGCGGAAGGGAAGACCCCGCCGCCACCCGTGCCCCTGCCATCGCTGAACAATGCGACCCCCAGCGAGAGCGGCGAGTCCGTGGACCATAAGCCCGGCGAATAA
- a CDS encoding LPS-assembly protein LptD, with protein MPESPGSYPEAIVLPPSDDGSTAVIESSGPQKKIGSRYTLDDDVVITYRDYRVEADHIDYDSDTSELNANGHLRISGGQSNESITASHGTFNLKSQTGRFYDVKGTVGLRPPGQKPIYDNGQPFLFEGRMVVKTGPRSYDVYDGSVTSCALPRPDWQLFAGKFSVTPGRATAKNVVFRVINIPLVYLPYATHPVGGEQRQTGFLIPVIGESSTRGLILGEQIYVVLGRSADMTVGAEYFSKRGWQQSATFRYRGLGNNFALAHYSGLLDRGYVTGGKYVNQGGQDVVFSGRYDISSRTRLVSDMEYLSSYPYREAFTENFNQAVSSDILSIGYGVHQASGYSMALRVDRYQGLKQAATATQPEEQVRIFHAPSADLSTTEHQFLSTPILWNLESSIAGLKRVQPNFATIGLTERFDIHPELSLPFKAGGWNFRPSIAVRDTAYTRSREHEPASLVPQQSGEAVNRGDVELGLEARAPVLERTFTSPFVHRLFHSDVKHTIEPMAAYRLVRGVDNFRQLLRFDDTDVVSNTNEVQYGLTQRLFLRSRSSHPCSEQSQAATGTAAWTGAAAAGVMGGDVTGAASDAGYVGASAGCGSRELISWRLTQKYFLDPHFGGAIVNRSRNIFQTTLDLSGIAFLTEPREISPLVSRLRWRTSDHFDVEWNFDLDTGARKFTSNNVLVNFHEGQVFSGLSYARLNAPGRFNIAGFSSAVSDFTQLRVLLGYGGPTKRGFGVAANTGLDLNRTEVQYGALQVQYNWDCCGLSVEYRKYQLGSVRNENAYRFNFTLANIGTAGNLRRAERLF; from the coding sequence TTGCCCGAAAGTCCGGGCTCCTATCCCGAGGCTATCGTCCTCCCCCCATCCGATGATGGTTCGACCGCTGTCATTGAGTCCTCTGGCCCGCAGAAGAAGATCGGAAGCCGCTACACCCTCGACGACGATGTCGTCATCACCTATCGCGACTATCGGGTCGAAGCCGACCACATCGACTACGACAGCGACACCAGCGAGTTGAACGCCAACGGCCACCTTAGAATCAGCGGTGGTCAGAGTAACGAGAGCATCACCGCCAGCCACGGCACCTTCAATCTCAAATCGCAGACCGGCCGCTTCTACGACGTGAAGGGGACCGTCGGCCTGCGGCCACCCGGACAGAAGCCCATCTACGACAACGGCCAGCCCTTCCTCTTTGAAGGCCGCATGGTCGTCAAGACCGGCCCCCGGTCCTACGACGTCTACGACGGTTCGGTCACCTCCTGCGCCCTCCCGCGTCCTGACTGGCAGCTCTTCGCCGGCAAATTCAGCGTCACTCCCGGAAGAGCCACGGCGAAAAACGTCGTCTTCCGCGTCATCAATATCCCCCTGGTCTACCTGCCCTACGCCACTCATCCGGTCGGCGGAGAACAGCGCCAGACCGGCTTCCTCATCCCCGTCATCGGCGAATCCTCCACCCGCGGCCTTATTCTCGGGGAACAGATCTACGTCGTCCTTGGCCGCAGTGCCGACATGACCGTCGGGGCGGAGTACTTCTCCAAGCGCGGCTGGCAGCAGTCCGCGACCTTCCGCTATCGCGGCCTCGGCAATAACTTCGCTCTGGCCCATTACAGCGGCCTGCTCGACCGCGGCTATGTGACCGGAGGCAAATACGTGAACCAGGGTGGCCAGGACGTCGTCTTCTCCGGCCGCTATGACATCAGCTCCCGCACCCGCCTCGTCTCCGATATGGAGTACCTCAGCTCCTACCCCTACCGTGAGGCCTTCACGGAAAACTTCAACCAGGCCGTCTCCAGCGATATCCTCTCCATCGGCTACGGAGTCCATCAGGCTTCCGGCTACTCCATGGCCCTGCGCGTCGATCGCTACCAGGGCCTCAAGCAGGCGGCCACGGCCACCCAGCCCGAGGAGCAGGTCCGCATCTTCCACGCTCCCTCCGCCGATCTTTCGACCACCGAACACCAATTCCTCTCCACGCCCATCCTCTGGAACCTCGAAAGCTCAATCGCCGGTCTCAAGCGTGTGCAGCCCAACTTCGCCACCATCGGCCTTACTGAGCGGTTCGACATCCATCCTGAGCTTTCACTTCCCTTCAAGGCCGGCGGCTGGAACTTCCGTCCCTCCATCGCCGTCCGCGACACAGCCTACACACGCAGCCGGGAGCATGAACCTGCCTCCCTGGTCCCGCAACAGAGCGGCGAGGCTGTCAATCGTGGGGATGTCGAACTGGGCCTGGAGGCGCGAGCCCCGGTGCTGGAGCGCACCTTTACCTCTCCGTTCGTGCATCGGCTCTTCCACTCCGACGTAAAGCACACGATTGAACCCATGGCCGCCTACCGGCTCGTGCGCGGCGTCGACAATTTTCGCCAGCTGCTTCGCTTCGACGACACCGACGTCGTCAGCAACACCAACGAGGTGCAGTACGGCCTGACTCAGCGCCTCTTCCTGCGCTCCCGTTCATCCCATCCCTGTTCTGAGCAGAGCCAGGCCGCCACGGGAACCGCTGCATGGACCGGCGCGGCCGCTGCCGGAGTCATGGGCGGCGACGTAACCGGTGCTGCCTCCGACGCTGGTTACGTAGGAGCCAGCGCCGGCTGCGGAAGTCGCGAGCTGATCAGCTGGCGCCTCACGCAAAAATACTTCCTCGATCCCCACTTCGGCGGAGCCATTGTCAATCGCAGCCGCAACATCTTCCAGACCACGCTCGATCTCTCCGGAATCGCCTTCCTGACAGAGCCGCGTGAGATCTCCCCGCTTGTCTCCCGCCTGCGATGGCGCACCTCCGACCACTTCGACGTCGAATGGAACTTCGATCTCGATACGGGCGCCCGCAAGTTCACCTCCAACAACGTCCTGGTCAACTTCCACGAGGGGCAGGTCTTCTCCGGCCTCAGTTATGCGCGGCTCAACGCTCCTGGCCGTTTCAATATCGCGGGTTTCTCCTCGGCCGTCTCCGACTTCACCCAGCTTCGCGTTCTCTTGGGCTACGGCGGTCCGACCAAGCGGGGATTTGGGGTAGCGGCCAACACCGGACTCGACCTTAACCGCACCGAAGTACAGTACGGCGCCCTTCAGGTGCAGTACAACTGGGACTGCTGCGGCCTGAGCGTGGAATATCGCAAATATCAGCTCGGCTCGGTGCGTAACGAAAACGCCTACCGGTTCAACTTCACCCTCGCCAATATCGGCACCGCCGGCAATCTGCGCCGGGCCGAGCGGCTCTTCTAA
- a CDS encoding Gfo/Idh/MocA family protein, with translation MTAPVRFAILGFGLHAVRRLLPAFADSQATQLVGMWRRDQEAARKNCAEHNIAHCFSSAEDLCSSPDVDAVFITSPDAMHYADTLLALRHGKAVLCEKPVAMNATEAREMAEAAKQAGLVYGVAQNFRYNRSLEWLRERIQSGKIGTPQFAHAEFDYPADRAPRKWIKDPSLACGGPIGDVGVHCIDGLRYILDRDVESISTLATKSSPDDQVEATASLQMQMTGDVLANVTVSARTPYRTLLQITGSEGVLTAENGLTVDRPIEMVLRRAGEIVETETVTNNDAYTRMLDAFAQAMRGGQPFAATGEDGVRNMLALDAAFRSWKTGLRETIA, from the coding sequence ATGACTGCTCCCGTTCGTTTTGCGATCCTCGGCTTCGGACTCCACGCTGTTCGCCGCCTCCTTCCCGCCTTTGCGGACTCCCAGGCCACGCAGCTTGTTGGCATGTGGAGACGCGACCAGGAGGCTGCCCGCAAGAACTGCGCCGAGCACAACATCGCGCACTGCTTCTCTTCGGCCGAAGATCTCTGCTCCTCCCCGGACGTCGATGCTGTCTTCATCACCTCGCCCGACGCCATGCACTACGCCGATACGCTGCTCGCCCTGCGCCACGGCAAGGCTGTACTCTGCGAGAAGCCGGTAGCGATGAACGCCACCGAAGCTCGCGAGATGGCCGAAGCTGCAAAACAGGCCGGTCTCGTCTATGGTGTCGCGCAGAACTTCCGTTACAACCGCAGCCTCGAGTGGCTGCGTGAGCGCATCCAGTCTGGCAAGATCGGCACGCCGCAGTTCGCCCACGCCGAGTTCGACTATCCCGCAGACCGCGCTCCGCGCAAGTGGATCAAGGACCCATCGCTCGCCTGCGGAGGCCCCATCGGAGATGTCGGCGTGCACTGCATCGATGGCCTGCGTTACATCCTCGACCGCGACGTGGAATCCATCAGCACCCTCGCCACAAAATCCAGCCCGGACGACCAGGTGGAAGCGACCGCGTCATTGCAGATGCAGATGACCGGCGACGTCCTCGCCAACGTGACCGTTAGTGCGCGTACTCCCTACCGCACCCTGCTGCAGATCACTGGAAGCGAAGGCGTCCTGACCGCCGAAAACGGCCTTACCGTCGACCGTCCCATCGAGATGGTGCTGCGCCGTGCCGGAGAAATCGTCGAAACCGAGACTGTCACCAATAACGACGCCTATACCCGCATGCTCGACGCATTTGCGCAGGCGATGCGCGGAGGCCAGCCCTTCGCCGCCACCGGCGAAGACGGCGTCCGCAACATGCTCGCGCTTGACGCCGCCTTCCGCAGCTGGAAGACCGGCCTCCGCGAAACCATCGCCTGA
- a CDS encoding PadR family transcriptional regulator — protein sequence MPKKTLDPLPSAAFQILLALVDGDSHGYAIMRHVAEQTAGRMRLGPGTLYSSIQSLLEAGLIEEMERESEERRRFYRLTSAGRRCVRDEIERLEELVRVARSKKRLLEGEYV from the coding sequence ATGCCTAAAAAGACACTTGACCCTTTACCTTCGGCCGCCTTCCAGATCCTGCTGGCATTAGTAGATGGGGATTCGCACGGCTATGCGATCATGCGTCACGTTGCGGAGCAGACCGCGGGGCGAATGCGGCTTGGTCCGGGCACCCTGTACAGCTCAATCCAGAGCCTGCTGGAGGCAGGATTGATTGAGGAGATGGAGCGCGAGAGCGAGGAACGGCGGCGATTTTATCGGCTGACCTCAGCAGGTCGGCGATGCGTGCGGGACGAGATAGAGCGGCTGGAGGAGCTGGTGCGGGTAGCGCGGTCGAAGAAGAGGCTTCTGGAGGGCGAGTATGTCTGA